The nucleotide window TTCCTGGACATCACCTCAGAAGGCAGGCCCCTTCCAGTGACAGGACAACTTCCTCATATGGAAGGGGAGCCCCACAAgagatgagatggggaggagCCTCCTAACACACTCTACAGGAGGGGCAAGGCTTGTAGGCAGCACGAAAGGGGAGGGTCGAGCTAAAGAAAGAGTGGGGCTTAGCTTCTCTGCAAGCAGATGGCCAGGCAGGGACAGAGTCCTCCACTCTGAGCAGGAACCGCTGGAGGTCCCTCTGCTGGGACACCCCCACCTACCCTCACCCAACCGAGGtcaccctcttccttccatccctcaggGGAGGGCAAATGCCAGGCACCAAGGGTGAGGAACTACATCAGTTCTGGAGCAAGGGCTCTTGGCTGCCTTGAAGGCCTGCCTGGGGTGACAGATGAGAGTGGACTACtgaactttacttttataaagaccaagagttaaggactgaatcagagctagagagggaagggcttacttccactccctgaccaaatccctttctctcattttagagGAAGACTTCCTTGCTCAACCTCCAcatctggctccctcctccaccccacagttCTGGCTGGAAGCTGTCGCCCATTCtggccctcttcccttcttccctcgtgGCTCCATCACACTGGGTCTGGAAGGCTTAATAAGGAGGCACATCAGAGACATTATTTCTGCGGTGACAACCCTCCCAGCCAGATAGAAACTCCTCCCTTAGggggacccccagcctctgctaccCCATCTCAGCTCTCCCTCCGGAAACCCCGGGGTAAAGCACTCTAGGGGGGATGACAGGGACCCGGGCCGCAGCGCGGCTCCAGAGGCCCTTTTATGTCCGGGTTCCCAGGCGCTAACGACGTGTCCAGACAGCTACCCCCAGCGCCCGGGGCGGCCCCACTCCTCTCTGCTCCGGGGACGCGCCGTATCCTCCACCCTATCCCCTCGGCCCTCCAGCCGCCGTTGGGGTAgtccaccccaaccccccagcccaggggcgtGAAGTGAAAGAGCGAGGAAGGGGAGAACTGATGGGCACGCGCAGCTCCTCCCCGCCCAGTCAAACGCGTCCGTCCTGTCCAGCCCCAGAGACTAAGAGACCCCTAAGCGACCCGGCTCCCTGACCCCCGcaccactttccctccctctccataaaTAACCACCTTCTCTTACTCAAGCCACCCCCCCCCAAGGGCATCAGGCCAGAGGGCTCTCTGCTGATGGCCCCAGGGGAGACCAACGGGGAGGCGGGACGGGGAGGCGGGACGAGGAGCTCAGCTGCAGGGAGCCGCGCTGCCCTCGGCCTCGCGCTTGCCTTTGCCCCCGGGGGGCTCCGCTCCGCCGGCCTTGCCCtctcccgccgccgccccggcagCCTCCTCTTTGGCGCCCTCGTGGGTTTTCATGTGTTTGGCCAGGTGGTCGCTGCGCATGAAGACTCGGCTGCAGACTGCGCAGGGGAACTTCTTGGTGCCGGTGTGGGTCTGGAGGCGGCGCTGCAGCTCGTCGGAGCGCGTGAAGCGCTTGCCGCAGAAGAGCCAGTTGCACACGAAGGGGCGGTCGCCGCTGTGCCAGCGCAAGTGTGCCTTCAGGTGCGATGTCTTGGCGTAGGCTTTCCCACAGCCCGGGATGTGGCAATTGTGCAAATGCTTCTTCTTGCCCCCATCGGGCCCGCACGGAGCCCCCAGTCGCTCCGCCTCCAGGCAGTTGGGGCAGCGGCACACGGTCTGGCCTGAGCTGCGGGGCGCTGACCGCCGGGAGCCTTTGGGCCGGGCCGCCCCATCCAGACTGGTATCCAGCCCCTGGGATTCCGGGGCGGCTGCTTCCAAGGCCTTCGCCCCGTCGGGAGGCCCGAGGAGGTGCTGCCCTCCggcggctgggaggaggtggtgcgGGTGCGGGTGTGGGTGGGGCGGCTGGGCACAAAGCTGGTGGTCTCCGACGTAGCCCCCCAAGCCAGCCTGAAGCGCCCCGGGGTGGCCAGGTGAGGTCAGCGCGCCCTGAGTGTGGGGGAGGTCCATCCAGCTGGTACCCGGATGAAGGTCCCACCACGAGCCCTCCTCGGTGCCTGGGCGTGTCGGCCGGAACCACGATTCGTAATGGTGTGACACGTCCGGCTGCAGGAGCTTGGAAGAGGGTCCCGGGGCCAAGGGACTGTCGCTTTCCAGGTCCTCGCAGGTTACCCGAGAGGAGTAACAGTGGGCatggcactcagtgaatgtttttgaatgaattcattaatttttaaactgtgattgattgattgatttccacaATGTATTTTCCTGTGTTGCCTACATAACTATAGTGAAACTCTGATTCTTATAAGGAACTCTTGGTGTTATGGGATGTTTAGGAAAGGCGGTGAGTTTAAGACGCTGTACTGACGCTACTAAAACCTCCTGGTGAAGGGACCTCATGAGCCTGCTCTCCGGTgtgctggcaaaagaaaaactgaccctcggtgctctctccccaaggtaggcatcagcaaactaacaagggaaaggaaggaggccgcTAAAGATAGGCATCTGCAGGAATTGCTAATCCAGCTCCAGACACAGCCTCAACACCTTCATTAACCCAAAATGAACTGTGTGAAACTGGATTTCTGAACCACAAGACAGGTAAGGGAGTCTTTTCCAAAGCCAGGTGTAGAAGAGCTCTTTACCTTGAGTCTAAAATCGCCTTCGGGCCATTGAACGTACCCACTCTCATTTGCTTGTGTCGtgagaaatcacagaatttttgagctgaaggggtgtaaaacccacacttcttactgaagagtagtcagcaaagaaagtatattgaattaggctacagcaatgtattttctttatatttctcacactacagctgaacacaaacaacgtctttttccatacctcagagcttcctattggccacagataattcacttcagagatatatgctttttgaaaaataatgttctgggtggctggggagagccctgtggtgggtgttcaggaattctttctgctttaccatttaaaagagctaataatggttggggaagcacccacaccttttgctccctgaagaattcggtgctaaacttagttctttgcagctctgtgttgcatacattttaagcagttaggaactttgcacatgagcaggaatcaaagtgaaattcaaaagtgGAACTTCGTGGACCATTCGCATATTGGAGAGGCATCAGTGGGATTCCATGACAATGCTAATTTGAGTGTTTTTGCTTGGTGCCTTTTATTGCCCGTGCCAAAGATCAGTACTATGGAAAGCAGAGCGATTCATATATTTGAGTTAAACAAGTCTCTTGGCCTctttgtaccttagtttcctcatttgaaaaaaaaaaataaatggctctcaAGACATACTTTCCAGAATTCATCCTGGGCTTACACCCAGCTAACCAAGAACTGCATGGTGTTTTTACACAcagttttttacatgtattcatcttctattccacttacaacttgtgtaaaaactgcattccatgccaggcctgaaacgttccaaagctcagttctgtgagtaaattgcaaccaagatttctacaacaaaagacacaagcaaaagaagaataaaaatatatattctttcagaacatttatcctttggcaataattctaatttatatatgatgaaacataacaacactactccctccatacgctaaagaaatctcactgtggaagatattatgatttatactttcatgattatatatgtggtgcattagatacaaaatagtaaatgctcattaaatacttgtgttaagtgatctttatttctccagaaaggcagcactatcgacattttgggctggataattctttgctgtgggaggctctcctgtacactgttggacgtttagtagcatctctggcctctgtccactagatgccagcagcatatacagttctgacaagcaaaaatgtctccagacgctaccaaatgtcacctgcgtgcaaaatcaccctggttgagagccactgctctataatgattcactctgatctgtgtaatacttctcacactaatctttgctagagacaaaaaggatttgctacaaaattttagtagtaatcttaatcatatttccaaatgagtaacaaattaattttattaaaaattaagctttacaaaaattccaaatataatgaaGTTATATTTGTAACTTAGATAAACTGCAAAAAAGGTAGTGGTTCAAATGTACGTCTTTCGATAGACTGTATTTTACTGCAGCATAAAtctctaggaaaaggaaaaggagaatattgcctcaattagctattagatatctaattagtaggaataactagtagaggttagaatgataataacaaataagaagctttggtctaaactccaaaccttaggaattattatttgaaccttccagagcccctagccctgccttcacctctcttaagagtctcaccttcaggatcttcataaattaaatatacaactataGATCTTGATAGATTTTGGAGGTAATCTTTCCTGAGAGCAGAAGCATTGATTAGATGCCACCTTTTGTGGTCTCATCAAATTCTAGATTATGAGCTCaaagtttttatctctatatatcattataatttctaatattaaaaggaatattcttatatttacacacttcccagtagagttctgtttttctaggCCAATTCactaccagaagaaataaaagataccctttcacacaacttgaaaggaagttactcctctcattaatatgtagctttaattcagtattacactttctatcatattgacttttattcgaaaatacctactcttgactatagctgactatcttatttccattgattccagcttagtctctcatttcacctggatgggtataactgtcttctgactggtgtttccatctctaccctctccctttctaaGCCATCCTCCACGCGATCACCAGATTAACTCTCCGGAAGTGGTCTTCAAATACCAGCATCACTTGTGAACTTCTTGAAGATACGAATAGTCAGCCCTACTCTGGACCTCTGGAATCAGTAACTATGGGAGTGGAGcttgtgttttcacaagccctccaagtgGTTGGTTCTGTTGCAGGCTAATGCTTGTGCTAAAGCACTGCTGTGGTAACATGGTAGCTTGGCATGGTATCCCTGGCTTGGCCTCCAAAGCCCTAGATGATGTGGCTCTAAGCTCCTACTCTTCCCACTTGTACTCTACAGGTACTCAGagtatttttcctgtgttttgcctttctcccactttcctgtTGCAAGCTTATTCTTCCCAAGATGTCCGTCATTGATACCCAATGGCCCTTCGAGGTCCCGTTTAAACAGCATTGCTCTAGTAACATCTTCCCTGATCcaatttgaagtcttttttccctcttttgtgctcCAATACCAACTTATAGCTCTCATTGcccatattcatttctttctttaaatatagctgTTTTTGCAACCCATTTCCTCTGAGCAGAAACTCCTTCAAAGTATGGACTAGATCCTGCTTATGTGCATCGTCTATCATGTTTAAAGCCAACGCGTGGACATAAagcaaactcaaatatttataaaatcaacaaatagctggggagtggatagaaggaggaaacgactgttttaaaagaaatgtagttttattacttcatggtgcctccacagcactttgtcgttatggtttgagcttatatgtttactttccctgtgagatcatgagttgctaaaaggagtcctgtcttacccgtctttgtgtttacaacactaggcatagtgctgatcagcatattcttttttcgcttttttattgattggcagttttttttttaaagaatgagaatacttattcttttttaaagaatgagaatacttatcCAAATACCAAATACTATTTGGCGCCTGAGATTCTTTTCAAACCTCCACTGCTCAGATGCTGAGCAGTCAGACTCACAAGgattaatgggaggtgaaggctgCTTCTGGTGTGATGTACGGGGTGGGGGTCGGGAGGTTGCCATTGGACGTCATTCCGGAAGCAAACATCAAGACTGTGTGGTGATAAACATGAGTCCCCGAGGTGGCTGGCCTGAAAGCCGGTTCACATCCTGAACTTCCCCAGCTGCCCGCTTGGGGGCAGGACCGGGCAGAACAGCACAGCCCCAGGCTgcagtccccaggctgcaggttcctcggtcactttcccattcctgacttcactcacccaccctagagggattctattcccacttcccaggagaggagagggtggctcagagacgttgcccaggggtcaggccagatgttttgatttcccgaactccctctcagcccctccaggaCTGTCCTGCCAGGGGTGCCAGAACTGAGGGGTCAGAGGTGGCCTCGGGCTccattgcggggggggggggggtggggtgtggggggtggggagtggcggcAGCCAGGCAGCATTGCCGGTCAGAGCGAGCGAGTGAGAGGCATGAGAGCCGCACCAAAGGCCCCCGATAAGAATGCAGGTCAGCGGGAGGAGctgcaaggggaggaggggcagtcccagccctgcccagacaggcccagccgcccccacagctgccctcctcgccctgggggcagcaatgggggagagcaggagaggactcgccaggctcctggggtctaagtcccccagaaccaggaagacaaaagaggagccccagggagcGGGGTGGGCCTGAGGTCACCGTAACACGCCTGGCCCTCCGCCACCCAGGCAGACAGAAACAAACGTATGGCCCCCTCAACtggtctgctttcctctgtaaCCCCTAAATCATTCTGATGCCCCCATTTAAGAAACTTTGTGACCCCAGACTCTCCCAAACAAGTGGTGGAATGGGCCAGCCTGGGTACCAGATTTGGCTCTGAGaaattgggttagggttagagtgggGGGAAATAGGAATCCCACTGGGGTAGATGATAATTTTGGCCAAGATGTAGGATGGAAAGGTGAAAGAACGTAATAACCTACTCTGCCCCCTTGGAGCCAAAAACTGATCCTCTGTCAACTTTCCTAGGTTTGGGGCCCTGGAGCCATGAGGCTTTTACTCATCTGACGTGTGTTAGGCACCAACTGTGCACCAGGCGTTTGAGCAGCCTGGGAAAGTGTGCATTTGTGCATATCCGGGGGTGCCCGATGGGTCCAGTGAGGAACTTCTGTGCACACCGTGGTTGTGTAACTGCGGCAGGTCTCTAGCTGGGAGTTGCACTAGGAACCTTTCCCTCATGCTTTTCAGCTGGGCGGGAGCCCATCGGATATCTCGGCTGCCTTTCATCACCTTGTCCCTGATAGGGATCATCCTGGGTGGAGAAATCGCTGTCGGTCACCCCCACCTCTCTCAGAGCCAGAAGGCCTGATTGACAGGCACACACCcacgagggtggggtgagggggccaaggggctggccatctctgggaaggcagggaaccGGCATTCTTGGCAGGGGAGGCGAAAGAGGGGGCTTCcatgtggaagaggaaggaaatatctagaaccttttcatctccACAGGAGAAGACCAGGGAGGGACAGTCAGCCCAGCTATCAACCCCGAGGGAGCGCCACCCTCCTTCTGCATCAACAACCTCCGGGCAGGATCAGACCCTTCAACAATcagctcagctctgcccccaaacaaagggaggtgaggctgccctgggctgcaggatcaaagagaagtgtccaccccaccctgcagccagcctggtccttgctgctgagagaccatgagtcaaaaaggaaaccggagctggaagacaaatgaaGCAGTGGTGTGGTTGATGACTTTATTATGGCATAAAAAACAcaggctgcttcttcctcctcctccccccccccaaaatgggttcacagcacttaaagaaaaaaaaatcctacatttctCCTCTAGGGGGCTGCCTAGAAGGGGGCAGACAGCCAAGCAACCTAGATCTATAAAAGAGgggagcaaaagaaaacctaTCCAAAGCCCTCACCAGCACACCTTAGAGCTCGGGGCCTCCATGGGAATATCCGTGCTGTCCTCTCCCCAACGCACATTTGGGAGTTCCCCTGAGGATGGTCACTGGGAAAGGCTGTCCTAGTGGCAAAGGGAGAGGTGGCTGGTTTCCTCAGCTGGAGGAAAACGGCATCTCACACCCACagcgccctccctctctccccctcatccacctggccaggcaacctgcaggcactgccaactctcttctgcccccagccctctcagCAAGGAAAGGGACCTCTGGTCGGATTAGCAGGAggtaggggaagagggagcatAAAGAAAGGACATTACTTCTTAACCTACCCCAGGCCCATGCGTCCTTCAGGGAGAGTCACCCCATCCCTCTTAAGAAGGGCTCTCTTCTACACAAACATATTCCCACCCAgatcccagccccacttcccaatAGCACCCAGTCCTTGGACTGATATccccaaggaaggaagagatgccGTGGGCCTAGGCTCCAGGACCTCGGCTGGGGTGAACAAGATGGGGTCTCCCTGGCTGGAGACCCCAGGCTcagtagagaaacacacacacacacacacacacagaaacacacacatgcatgggtacacacaacatgaacacacatgtcctaatattaaataaaataccctttgcttataacttaaaaaatcaatacacaactaatccttgcacagggctctgggtggagaaagaaaggcagggaaacGGGAGGTCGGGGGGAATCTTAAGGCCtctacctggagcctgggaaagcccactagctccaggctcctgcggcctgtcagaccctgcccccatcagcttttttccttttgcctggctCAGCCTCTTCTGGCTTCACCCCTCCCCACGTTCCCCACTCCAGGATCACCATCAGGACGTATTTCTGGCATCTAAAGAAGGGAACAGGGACAGCTTCCTGGACATCACCTCAGAAGGCAGGCCCCTTCCAGTGACAGGACAACTTCCTCATATGGAAGGGGAGCCCCACAAGAGATGAGATGGGGATGAGCCTCCTAACACACTCTACAGGAGGGGCAAGGCTTGTAGGCAGCACGAAAGGGGAGGGTCGAGCTAAAGAAAGAGTGGGGCTTAGCTTCTCTGCAAGCAGATGGCCAGGCAGGGACAGAGTCCTCCACTCTGAGCAGGAACCGCTGGAGGTCCCTCTGCTGGGACACCCCCACCTACCCTCACCCAACCGAGGtcaccctcttccttccatccctcaggGGAGGGCAAATGCCAGGCACCAAGGGTGAGGAACTACATCAGTTCTGGAGCAAGGGCTCTTGGCTGCCTTGAAGGCCTGCCTGGGGTGACAGATGAGAGTGGACTACtgaactttacttttataaagaccaagagttaaggactgaatcagagctagagagggaagggcttacttccactccctgaccaaatccctttctctcattttagagGAAGACTTCCTTGCTCAACCTCCAcatctggctccctcctccaccccacagttCTGGCTGGAAGCTGTCGCCCATTCtggccctcttcccttcttccctcgtgGCTCCATCACACTGGGTCTGGAAGGCTTAATAAGGAGGCACATCAGAGACATTATTTCTGCGGTGACAACCCTCCCAGCCAGATAGAAACTCCTCCCTTAGggggacccccagcctctgctaccCCATCTCAGCTCTCCCTCCGGAAACCCCGGGGTAAAGCACTCTAGGGGGGATGACAGGGACCCGGGCCGCAGCGCGGCTCCAGAGGCCCTTTTATGTCCGGGTTCCCAGGCGCTAACGACGTGTCCAGACAGCTACCCCCAGCGCCCGGGGCGGCCCCACTCCTCTCTGCTCCGGGGACGCGCCGTATCCTCCACCCTATCCCCTCGGCCCTCCAGCCGCCGTTGGGGTAgtccaccccaaccccccagcccaggggcgtGAAGTGAAAGAGCGAGGAAGGGGAGAACTGATGGGCACGCGCAGCTCCTCCCCGCCCAGTCAAACGCGTCCGTCCTGTCCAGCCCCAGAGACTAAGAGACCCCTAAGCGACCCGGCTCCCTGACCCCCGcaccactttccctccctctccataaataaccaccttctcttactcaagccaccccccccccaagggCATCAGGCCAGAGGGCTCTCTGCTGATGGCCCCAGGGGAGACCAACGGGGAGGCGGGACGGGGAGGCGGGACGAGGAGCTCAGCTGCAGGGAGCCGCGCTGCCCTCGGCCTCGCGCTTGCCTTTGCCCCCGGGGGGCTCCGCTCCGCCGGCCTTGCCCtctcccgccgccgccccggcagCCTCCTCTTTGGCGCCCTCGTGGGTTTTCATGTGTTTGGCCAGGTGGTCGCTGCGCATGAAGACTCGGCTGCAGACTGCGCAGGGGAACTTCTTGGTGCCGGTGTGGGTCTGGAGGCGGCGCTGCAGCTCGTCGGAGCGCGTGAAGCGCTTGCCGCAGAAGAGCCAGTTGCACACGAAGGGGCGGTCGCCGCTGTGCCAGCGCAAGTGTGCCTTCAGGTGCGATGTCTTGGCGTAGGCTTTCCCACAGCCCGGGATGTGGCAATTGTGCAAATGCTTCTTCTTGCCCCCATCGGGCCCGCACGGAGCCCCCAGTCGCTCCGCCTCCAGGCAGTTGGGGCAGCGGCACACGGTCTGGCCTGAGCTGCGGGGCGCTGACCGCCGGGAGCCTTTGGGCCGGGCCGCCCCATCCAGACTGGTATCCAGCCCCTGGGATTCCGGGGCGGCTGCTTCCAAGGCCTTCGCCCCGTCGGGAGGCCCGAGGAGGTGCTGCCCTCCggcggctgggaggaggtggtgcgGGTGCGGGTGTGGGTGGGGCGGCTGGGCACAAAGCTGGTGGTCTCCGACGTAGCCCCCCAAGCCAGCCTGAAGCGCCCCGGGGTGGCCAGGTGAGGTCAGCGCGCCCTGAGTGTGGGGGAGGTCCATCCAGCTGGTACCCGGATGAAGGTCCCACCACGAGCCCTCCTCGGTGCCTGGGCGTGTCGGCCGGAACCACGATTCGTAATGGTGTGACACGTCCGGCTGCAGGAGCTTGGAAGAGGGTCCCGGGGCCAAGGGACTGTCGCTTTCCAGGTCCTCGCAGGTTACCCGAGAGGAGTAACAGTGGGCATGGCATtcagtgaatgtttttgaatgaattcattaatttttaaactgtgattgattgattgattgattgattgattgattgatttccacaATGTATTTTCCTGTGTTGCCTA belongs to Eubalaena glacialis isolate mEubGla1 chromosome 19, mEubGla1.1.hap2.+ XY, whole genome shotgun sequence and includes:
- the LOC133080793 gene encoding transcription factor Sp6-like, whose amino-acid sequence is MIPIRDKCHAHCYSSRVTCEDLESDSPLAPGPSSKLLQPDVSHHYESWFRPTRPGTEEGSWWDLHPGTSWMDLPHTQGALTSPGHPGALQAGLGGYVGDHQLCAQPPHPHPHPHHLLPAAGGQHLLGPPDGAKALEAAAPESQGLDTSLDGAARPKGSRRSAPRSSGQTVCRCPNCLEAERLGAPCGPDGGKKKHLHNCHIPGCGKAYAKTSHLKAHLRWHSGDRPFVCNWLFCGKRFTRSDELQRRLQTHTGTKKFPCAVCSRVFMRSDHLAKHMKTHEGAKEEAAGAAAGEGKAGGAEPPGGKGKREAEGSAAPCS
- the LOC133080794 gene encoding transcription factor Sp6-like, which codes for CYSSRVTCEDLESDSPLAPGPSSKLLQPDVSHHYESWFRPTRPGTEEGSWWDLHPGTSWMDLPHTQGALTSPGHPGALQAGLGGYVGDHQLCAQPPHPHPHPHHLLPAAGGQHLLGPPDGAKALEAAAPESQGLDTSLDGAARPKGSRRSAPRSSGQTVCRCPNCLEAERLGAPCGPDGGKKKHLHNCHIPGCGKAYAKTSHLKAHLRWHSGDRPFVCNWLFCGKRFTRSDELQRRLQTHTGTKKFPCAVCSRVFMRSDHLAKHMKTHEGAKEEAAGAAAGEGKAGGAEPPGGKGKREAEGSAAPCS